TTACAGTGAAAAGAAAAGTAGAAATCAAGGAGGCTGTGAAGCGAGGATTTGCTAGGACATAAACATTGGGATTTTAGGCAGACGTGTTCTGTGATTGACCTCACCTGATGAGACTCAAAGCATACCCAAAGCTGGCTTGAATGTCCTCCATGTCTTGGATATTGGATTCCAACAAGAACGAACGGTGGGGATTTCAAACTGTGATTTCTTTGACCTTCAAACCTCACTTTGAACTGCGCCTAACTGCCGAGAGACTACCGGAGGAGCAAATGGACCAGGCCATTCTGGTAGATATAAGGGTTATTGGCCATCATTTGCGCTTCGGCGCAGGCATGGCCGCTGCCCCCGCATATACCTGCAACCCATTGAAGGAGCCGCTCGACCGGGCCTTCGTCGTTGACGTAGATAACAGAGGTACCGGCCATAAGCTGGGCTTCTTGGCACACGTCGGCGACACGGCCCCTGCCGTCGCTATCGTACAGCAGGACTTCTCGATCGGTGGCGCGCACCCAGTCGTCGGCGGTCGGCCCATGGCGCGCTGACTGCACAGTCCATGGCGCGCTGACTGCACTGTCTACCGTGTTGGTGGTGGTGCATGCGCTGCCGCCGGCGCACGGCTCATCCTCGCTTCCCTGCACGTCGGTGAACACTGTGGGTTGATCCTC
This sequence is a window from Triticum aestivum cultivar Chinese Spring unplaced genomic scaffold, IWGSC CS RefSeq v2.1 scaffold156169, whole genome shotgun sequence. Protein-coding genes within it:
- the LOC123172116 gene encoding uncharacterized protein, which encodes MCDTVVITVAADNSLIGKSRANPWPGIRKVLQPATPPADGIGSVMFTYRFMEDQPTVFTDVQGSEDEPCAGGSACTTTNTVDSAVSAPWTVQSARHGPTADDWVRATDREVLLYDSDGRGRVADVCQEAQLMAGTSVIYVNDEGPVERLLQWVAGICGGSGHACAEAQMMANNPYIYQNGLVHLLLR